A single region of the Bdellovibrio bacteriovorus genome encodes:
- a CDS encoding OmpA family protein — protein sequence MARKHKKHEEHENHERWLVSYADFITLLFAFFVVMYATSTEDAEKQKEFEDSIKLELRLTGRGGSDSAGNELENAIAELVMPLGNFPKKGGPGEVEDYVVRSLDKSMGAQQKKESIQDIYHDAVGVRIALAASTFFPSGSAKLKASALSSLDKVAEVLKSNTKRIIVEGHTDDTPIQDSLFPSNWELAGGRASAVVRYFVKVHQLDAKRFISISYGDQKPIVPNDTEEHRSMNRRIEIFIVTDDKKVEI from the coding sequence ATGGCAAGAAAACACAAGAAACATGAAGAGCATGAAAATCACGAGAGATGGCTGGTCTCTTATGCGGATTTTATTACGCTTCTTTTTGCTTTCTTTGTGGTGATGTATGCAACCTCAACCGAAGACGCTGAAAAGCAAAAAGAATTTGAAGATTCCATCAAGCTTGAACTACGTCTGACAGGACGGGGTGGGTCCGACAGCGCGGGCAACGAGCTTGAAAATGCTATTGCTGAACTCGTGATGCCTTTAGGGAACTTCCCTAAAAAAGGCGGACCCGGCGAAGTTGAAGATTACGTGGTTCGTTCTTTAGATAAGTCCATGGGTGCTCAGCAAAAGAAAGAATCCATCCAAGATATCTATCATGATGCTGTTGGTGTTCGTATCGCGTTGGCTGCATCGACGTTTTTTCCATCGGGCTCTGCTAAGTTGAAAGCCTCGGCTTTAAGTTCTTTAGACAAAGTGGCCGAAGTTCTTAAATCAAATACAAAACGCATCATCGTCGAAGGTCACACGGACGATACACCAATCCAAGACAGTCTGTTTCCAAGCAATTGGGAGTTGGCAGGCGGTCGCGCATCTGCAGTGGTTCGCTATTTCGTGAAAGTGCATCAGCTGGATGCAAAAAGATTTATTTCTATTTCCTACGGCGATCAGAAACCTATCGTCCCCAACGACACCGAAGAACATCGTTCCATGAACCGTCGTATCGAAATCTTTATCGTGACCGACGATAAAAAAGTCGAGATCTAG
- a CDS encoding flagellar motor protein yields MVQVSALNSCGTILFMDKATWFGLLVGFGGILLGNLLEGGHISSLMQFTAFVIVLAGTLGAVMVSSSEKDLKTGLSLAKKAFNKEESQAKKRIQEIVDCARFAKKESILGLEPRINKIEDPFLRNILRNVVDGVEVENIRDIFETQIQTEEDEQLAGAKIWTDAGGFAPTIGIIGAVLGLIHVMGNLTDTSKLGAGIAVAFVATVYGVSSANLLFLPLGNKLKRKVQSDSREKQMVLEGGLLIASGMNPVVLEQKLYAFLASEQR; encoded by the coding sequence ATGGTCCAAGTGTCAGCGTTAAACTCGTGTGGCACTATTTTGTTTATGGATAAAGCAACATGGTTTGGCCTCCTTGTAGGCTTCGGTGGGATATTGCTCGGGAACCTACTTGAGGGCGGGCACATCAGCTCTTTAATGCAGTTCACAGCTTTCGTTATCGTTCTTGCGGGAACTCTCGGTGCCGTGATGGTTTCCAGTTCAGAGAAAGACTTAAAAACCGGATTAAGTCTTGCAAAAAAAGCCTTCAATAAAGAAGAAAGCCAGGCCAAAAAACGCATTCAAGAAATCGTGGATTGCGCGCGTTTTGCCAAAAAAGAATCTATCTTGGGATTAGAGCCTCGCATCAACAAAATCGAGGATCCCTTCCTAAGAAACATTCTGCGCAATGTTGTTGATGGCGTGGAAGTTGAAAACATCCGCGATATTTTCGAAACCCAAATTCAAACGGAAGAAGATGAACAACTTGCTGGTGCAAAAATCTGGACTGATGCGGGCGGATTTGCTCCAACGATCGGGATTATCGGTGCGGTGTTAGGTCTTATTCACGTCATGGGAAATCTGACGGATACAAGCAAACTTGGAGCGGGTATCGCCGTGGCCTTTGTCGCGACAGTTTATGGCGTCAGTTCCGCGAACTTATTGTTTTTGCCATTGGGAAATAAATTAAAACGCAAAGTTCAATCAGACTCTCGCGAAAAGCAAATGGTGCTTGAGGGCGGCCTTCTTATCGCTAGCGGCATGAACCCTGTTGTCCTTGAACAAAAGCTATATGCGTTCTTAGCCTCAGAACAAAGATAG
- a CDS encoding phosphatase PAP2 family protein yields the protein MMLDFLLSLDKNLLMLINSQWTASWADQFFPFVTDLHKTSFFKTVLVPVVLGIFMWRRGIKKGLVIFFLCLAAISISDGVGNKAFKKTIQRPRPGDTPGLHVVVRAPYGGYSFVSNHATNMFCFASFTAIMFPAAAIPVYALATLIGYSRVYNGVHFPTDVFAGALLGIAFGILFALLCQKILSKMDEKKAVTS from the coding sequence ATGATGTTAGATTTTCTTTTGAGTCTCGATAAAAACCTTTTGATGCTGATCAATTCTCAGTGGACTGCCTCTTGGGCAGATCAGTTTTTTCCGTTCGTTACGGATCTACATAAAACTTCGTTCTTCAAAACAGTTCTAGTTCCCGTGGTGTTGGGCATCTTTATGTGGAGACGTGGCATAAAAAAAGGGCTCGTCATTTTCTTTCTTTGTCTTGCCGCTATCTCAATTTCTGATGGAGTCGGTAACAAAGCCTTTAAAAAGACGATTCAACGGCCTCGACCGGGGGACACGCCTGGATTGCATGTCGTGGTTCGTGCTCCTTATGGTGGTTACAGTTTTGTCTCTAATCACGCGACGAATATGTTTTGCTTCGCCTCTTTTACCGCCATCATGTTCCCTGCCGCGGCGATTCCGGTTTATGCCTTAGCCACTCTGATCGGATATAGCCGTGTTTACAATGGAGTTCACTTTCCAACGGACGTGTTTGCTGGAGCTCTGTTAGGAATCGCTTTTGGAATTCTATTTGCGCTTTTGTGTCAAAAGATCCTTTCCAAAATGGATGAGAAAAAGGCAGTCACATCATGA
- a CDS encoding SDR family oxidoreductase: MKILVTGANGFLGSWVTRALVNEGHHVYALVRPKSDLSELSGVQCKYVHGDVTDVHSLLEAFKGVDTVFHLAGVIAYKKSQRHLMDKVNVEGTANVVSVCREHKVRRLVYLSSVVAIGAGYTPQDILNEDSAYNISDLNLGYFETKHEAEKIVKKACDKGEINAVMLNPSTIYGAGDAKKGSRKMQLKVAQGKLKFYTSGGVNVVAVEDVVQGILSAWKNGRNGERYILSGENILIKDLFAMIAAEAGVKPPPYQMPDSVLHTVGAIGDAMEKLGLKGPLSRENAYTATMYHWFDSSKAQKELGFKPRPAREAIHNSVQWMKDQGLLK, encoded by the coding sequence ATGAAAATTCTAGTTACAGGTGCCAACGGATTTTTAGGAAGCTGGGTTACTCGCGCATTGGTGAACGAAGGGCATCACGTTTACGCTCTTGTTCGTCCAAAAAGTGATCTTTCTGAACTTTCAGGCGTTCAATGCAAATATGTTCATGGTGATGTGACAGATGTTCACTCTTTATTAGAAGCCTTTAAAGGCGTAGATACCGTGTTTCATCTTGCGGGAGTCATTGCTTATAAAAAATCCCAGCGTCACTTGATGGATAAGGTGAACGTCGAAGGAACTGCTAACGTCGTATCTGTGTGTCGCGAACACAAAGTTCGTCGCCTGGTTTATCTATCTTCCGTAGTGGCTATCGGCGCCGGCTACACACCTCAAGATATCCTGAATGAAGATTCAGCCTATAATATTTCTGACTTAAACCTGGGTTACTTTGAAACCAAACACGAGGCCGAAAAGATTGTTAAAAAGGCCTGTGACAAAGGCGAAATCAACGCCGTGATGTTAAATCCGTCCACTATCTACGGCGCCGGTGATGCAAAAAAAGGCAGTCGCAAGATGCAGCTGAAAGTCGCTCAAGGAAAACTCAAATTCTATACCTCTGGCGGTGTAAACGTTGTTGCCGTTGAGGATGTTGTTCAAGGAATTTTGAGCGCCTGGAAAAACGGACGAAATGGAGAGCGTTATATTTTGTCCGGTGAAAATATTCTGATTAAAGATCTTTTTGCGATGATTGCGGCAGAAGCGGGAGTCAAACCTCCGCCTTACCAAATGCCCGATTCGGTCTTACACACTGTGGGGGCGATCGGCGATGCAATGGAAAAGCTAGGACTCAAAGGTCCTTTAAGCAGAGAAAATGCTTACACAGCAACGATGTATCACTGGTTTGACTCTTCTAAAGCACAAAAAGAATTGGGATTTAAACCTCGTCCAGCGCGCGAAGCCATACACAACAGTGTTCAGTGGATGAAGGATCAAGGTTTACTGAAGTAA
- the mtgA gene encoding monofunctional biosynthetic peptidoglycan transglycosylase, protein MKSAFFFILGAVSLMAVAASYLWNWLPKPEDIRGCMVTKMYQVDLCPTSKNYVPLKQISPYLQKAIILTEDSDFYNHKGFDWIAIEKNAREGWEAGVFKRGGSTITQQLAKNMFLSKDRTFIRKGLEALITDRIESTLTKKEILERYLNVVEFGKNIYGVKAAAKYYFKKSPSELNIVESAFLAMVLPNPVKYSQSYYRKELTSFAKRRLTTIIDNMFQYHRINQEEYDAATYQLSYFFQPEPPPEELNAAVEEIPTLEELENAELQEEEEVVQ, encoded by the coding sequence ATGAAGAGCGCATTCTTTTTTATTCTGGGAGCAGTATCTTTGATGGCGGTAGCGGCAAGCTACCTTTGGAACTGGCTTCCAAAACCAGAAGACATTCGTGGCTGTATGGTCACGAAGATGTACCAGGTAGACCTCTGCCCCACATCTAAAAACTATGTTCCCTTAAAGCAAATATCTCCGTACTTACAAAAAGCGATCATCCTGACTGAAGATTCAGACTTTTATAATCACAAAGGTTTTGATTGGATCGCCATCGAAAAAAATGCGCGTGAAGGCTGGGAAGCTGGCGTCTTTAAAAGGGGCGGATCCACAATCACCCAACAGCTTGCTAAAAATATGTTTCTTTCAAAAGATCGCACCTTTATCCGCAAAGGTCTTGAGGCGCTGATCACGGATCGCATCGAAAGCACGTTAACCAAAAAAGAAATTTTAGAGAGATATCTGAACGTCGTGGAGTTTGGTAAAAACATCTATGGTGTTAAAGCCGCAGCAAAATATTACTTTAAAAAATCTCCGTCAGAACTCAACATCGTGGAAAGTGCGTTCCTGGCAATGGTATTACCAAATCCAGTAAAATACTCTCAGTCCTATTATCGCAAAGAGCTGACCTCTTTTGCCAAACGCCGCCTGACCACAATTATCGATAACATGTTTCAATATCATCGCATCAATCAGGAAGAATACGACGCCGCCACTTATCAGCTTTCTTATTTCTTCCAACCTGAGCCCCCACCTGAAGAACTTAATGCCGCTGTCGAAGAAATTCCCACTTTAGAAGAGCTTGAAAATGCGGAACTTCAGGAAGAAGAAGAGGTCGTACAATGA
- a CDS encoding DUF523 domain-containing protein, translating to MKIVSACLSGVHCRYDCKAQTRSSIEEMVKNGEAIPVCPEQLGGLSTPRPPAERIGDKVLTNSGSDVTAQYEQGALEALRIAQLCGATEALLKSKSPMCGSGKIYDGTFSGSLKDGDGVFAELLKKHGIKITSVE from the coding sequence ATGAAGATTGTTTCAGCCTGTCTTTCCGGAGTTCATTGTCGCTATGACTGCAAAGCGCAGACTCGCTCTTCTATTGAAGAGATGGTAAAAAATGGTGAAGCCATTCCGGTATGCCCTGAGCAACTCGGCGGACTTTCAACTCCCCGTCCGCCCGCTGAAAGAATTGGCGACAAAGTCCTTACCAATTCTGGATCCGACGTCACGGCCCAGTACGAGCAAGGCGCCTTAGAAGCCCTTCGAATTGCGCAACTTTGCGGTGCCACTGAAGCTTTGCTTAAATCAAAATCTCCGATGTGTGGATCTGGAAAAATCTACGACGGCACTTTTTCGGGAAGCCTTAAAGATGGCGACGGTGTTTTTGCCGAGCTATTAAAAAAGCACGGCATCAAGATCACTTCCGTCGAATAA
- a CDS encoding ABC transporter permease, giving the protein MKFKEYLTMPKVNSGAFQVWSRNFLYFKKTWLVSFFWIVLEPVIYLGAMGFGLGAFVNNMGGMSYIEFFFPALLATTAMLVAFFEGTYANYSKLTHQKTYATIMLTRVGPEEIVAGELLWAATKGVFGVLGVTLVAMFFGLIDTYRIIFALPVLFLLSGLFSCIGMILTSYARNYDSFIYATSGLIVPMSLLSGTYFPLEQLPTVLRYIAYLFPLTHGVAAVRAILHQGFGVWVFVHILILILATWICMNISFVRIRKKLLK; this is encoded by the coding sequence ATGAAGTTCAAAGAATATTTGACGATGCCAAAGGTGAATAGCGGGGCCTTTCAAGTATGGTCTCGTAACTTTTTGTATTTTAAAAAAACGTGGTTGGTTTCATTCTTCTGGATCGTTCTTGAGCCCGTGATTTATCTGGGAGCCATGGGTTTCGGTTTGGGCGCCTTTGTAAATAACATGGGTGGGATGTCTTATATCGAATTTTTCTTCCCGGCACTTCTGGCGACAACAGCGATGCTTGTGGCCTTCTTTGAAGGAACTTACGCTAACTATTCGAAACTCACACACCAGAAAACCTATGCGACGATCATGTTGACGCGTGTGGGACCTGAAGAAATTGTTGCCGGCGAACTTTTATGGGCCGCTACAAAAGGTGTGTTCGGCGTTTTGGGTGTAACTCTGGTCGCGATGTTCTTTGGTTTGATTGATACCTATCGAATCATCTTTGCTTTGCCAGTGCTTTTCTTATTGTCCGGTTTGTTTTCATGTATCGGAATGATTTTAACTTCTTACGCAAGAAATTATGACTCGTTCATTTATGCGACGTCGGGTTTGATTGTTCCAATGAGTTTGCTCAGCGGAACTTATTTTCCGTTAGAGCAGCTTCCAACGGTTCTTCGTTACATTGCTTATTTATTCCCACTGACTCACGGGGTGGCGGCTGTCAGAGCTATTCTACACCAGGGATTTGGCGTGTGGGTTTTCGTGCATATCTTGATCCTTATCCTTGCGACGTGGATCTGCATGAATATCTCGTTTGTACGTATTCGTAAAAAACTTCTGAAATAA
- a CDS encoding ABC transporter ATP-binding protein, which produces MSTNVAIEIKDLTKKYDDKVAVDGINLEIYKGECFGLLGPNGAGKSTTMKMMYCSALVTSGELYVLGLNVKKNYREIKNRIGVVPQEDGLDPDFTVLENLLVYASYHKIPKAEAELRAQALLRLMKLEEYQDRSVETLSGGMKRRLAIARGLINSPEVIFLDEPTTGLDPQARIWIWDFFKHLKSEKSTLILTTHYMEEAEQMCDRVAIIDNGRILTIGKPRDLIRELIGKEVVEFDTNPVDLNYYLGRLRAEGFAYQVIKDTVSVLVKENQEGRRVVDLIASDKIYIRKPTLNDVFLKLAGHQLRDE; this is translated from the coding sequence ATGAGTACAAACGTCGCCATTGAGATCAAAGATTTAACCAAAAAATACGACGATAAAGTCGCTGTCGATGGAATAAATCTGGAGATTTACAAAGGCGAATGTTTCGGTCTCTTAGGTCCCAACGGGGCGGGCAAATCTACAACCATGAAAATGATGTATTGCTCAGCCCTCGTTACCAGCGGGGAGCTTTACGTCCTCGGTCTGAATGTTAAAAAGAATTATCGCGAAATCAAAAATCGCATCGGGGTCGTCCCGCAAGAGGACGGCCTAGATCCTGACTTCACCGTCCTTGAAAATCTTCTGGTCTACGCTAGCTATCATAAAATTCCTAAAGCAGAAGCCGAGCTTCGTGCTCAGGCTTTGTTACGTTTGATGAAGCTTGAAGAATACCAAGATCGCTCGGTAGAAACCTTAAGTGGCGGCATGAAACGTCGTCTGGCGATTGCGCGTGGCCTTATCAACTCTCCTGAGGTGATTTTCCTCGATGAACCGACAACAGGCCTTGATCCGCAAGCGCGAATCTGGATTTGGGATTTCTTTAAGCATCTTAAGTCTGAAAAAAGCACCTTGATTCTAACGACTCACTACATGGAAGAAGCCGAGCAGATGTGTGACCGTGTCGCCATCATCGATAACGGCCGTATTCTGACGATTGGTAAGCCTCGCGATTTGATTCGTGAGCTGATCGGTAAAGAAGTTGTGGAGTTCGATACAAATCCCGTGGATTTGAATTACTACCTAGGTCGTTTGCGCGCTGAAGGTTTTGCCTATCAAGTTATCAAAGACACGGTTTCGGTCTTGGTGAAGGAAAATCAAGAAGGTCGTCGTGTTGTTGATCTTATTGCGAGCGATAAGATCTATATCCGTAAGCCCACTTTAAATGACGTATTCTTGAAACTTGCCGGCCATCAATTGAGGGACGAGTAA
- the typA gene encoding translational GTPase TypA — protein sequence MVQDPKKIRNIAIIAHVDHGKTTLVDHLIKQAGTFRDNEHVEERLMDSMDLERERGITIAAKNASFMYKDIKVNIVDTPGHSDFGGEVERILNMVDGCILLCDASEGPLPQTRFVLKKALEGGKKVIVCINKIDRADARIQEVHNELFDLFIDLDATEEQCDFHTVYAIAREGMATLDPKVNTGSLEVLYDAIVNLVPPPKIEENAPLQVMVSNISYNDYVGRLAIGRMRAGTIKVGDDVLCVQANTQKKVKVSALFQYKVNSQVPAQEVGAGDIVVIAGMEDFTIGDTITSVTDPRPLERIRVEEPTVGMVFSVNNGPFAGLDGKNVTSRKILERLERELLYNVAIRVEKTDSTDAFKVVGRGELQLGVLIEQMRRENFELLVSKPTVVFKEENGKKLEPMEIAVIDIEDSFVGAVTEKLGKRKGVMTNMVQKGSGRTRLEFRIPSRGLIGYRSDFLTDTRGTGLLNTQFDGWDDYRGEIEHRMNGAMISDRKGQATAYAIWNLQERGIMMVEHGDDVYEGMIVGEHAKENDLEVNITREKKLTNVRASGSDEAIRLVPVKKMTLERAMEWIKDSELIEVTPKNIRLRLKELDPHKRARAAKE from the coding sequence ATGGTTCAAGATCCAAAGAAAATTAGAAATATTGCTATCATCGCGCACGTCGACCACGGAAAGACGACGCTTGTTGACCACTTGATTAAACAAGCAGGTACTTTCCGTGACAACGAACACGTTGAAGAACGTTTGATGGACTCCATGGATCTTGAAAGAGAGCGCGGAATCACGATCGCAGCGAAGAACGCTTCGTTCATGTACAAAGACATCAAAGTAAATATCGTAGATACACCGGGACATAGTGACTTCGGTGGTGAAGTTGAGCGTATCTTGAACATGGTGGATGGTTGTATCCTTCTTTGCGACGCTTCCGAAGGTCCACTTCCACAGACTCGTTTCGTATTGAAAAAAGCTCTTGAGGGCGGCAAAAAAGTTATCGTTTGTATTAACAAAATTGACCGTGCCGATGCTCGTATTCAAGAAGTTCACAATGAACTTTTCGATTTGTTCATCGACCTAGATGCAACAGAAGAGCAATGTGATTTCCACACTGTTTACGCTATCGCGCGTGAAGGTATGGCGACTCTAGATCCAAAAGTGAACACAGGTTCTTTGGAAGTTCTTTACGATGCTATCGTAAATCTAGTTCCTCCTCCAAAAATTGAAGAGAACGCTCCACTTCAAGTTATGGTTTCTAACATTTCATACAATGACTACGTAGGTCGTTTGGCGATCGGTCGTATGAGAGCGGGAACTATCAAAGTGGGTGACGATGTTCTTTGTGTTCAAGCGAACACTCAAAAGAAAGTGAAAGTTTCAGCTTTATTCCAGTACAAAGTGAACTCGCAAGTTCCGGCGCAAGAAGTTGGCGCGGGTGACATCGTAGTTATCGCGGGTATGGAAGACTTCACTATCGGTGATACTATCACTTCGGTTACGGATCCTCGTCCACTTGAGCGTATCCGTGTAGAAGAGCCAACAGTAGGTATGGTGTTCTCGGTGAACAACGGACCTTTTGCAGGTTTGGATGGTAAGAACGTAACGTCTCGTAAGATCCTTGAGCGTCTTGAAAGAGAGCTTTTGTATAACGTTGCAATCCGCGTAGAAAAAACTGACAGCACTGACGCGTTCAAAGTTGTCGGTCGTGGTGAGTTGCAATTGGGCGTTTTGATCGAACAAATGCGCCGTGAAAACTTCGAGCTTCTAGTTTCTAAGCCGACAGTTGTTTTCAAAGAAGAAAACGGTAAAAAATTGGAACCGATGGAAATCGCGGTTATCGATATCGAAGATAGCTTCGTGGGTGCGGTTACTGAAAAACTTGGTAAACGTAAAGGTGTGATGACGAACATGGTTCAAAAAGGATCTGGTCGTACACGTCTTGAGTTCCGTATCCCTTCTCGTGGTTTGATCGGTTACCGTTCCGACTTCTTGACTGACACTCGTGGTACAGGTCTTTTGAATACACAATTCGACGGTTGGGATGACTACCGTGGTGAAATCGAACACCGTATGAACGGTGCGATGATTTCTGACCGCAAAGGCCAAGCAACTGCCTACGCGATCTGGAATCTTCAAGAGCGCGGTATCATGATGGTTGAGCACGGTGATGATGTGTACGAAGGCATGATCGTAGGCGAGCACGCAAAAGAGAATGATCTAGAAGTAAACATCACTCGCGAGAAAAAATTGACGAACGTACGTGCTTCAGGTTCTGATGAAGCTATCCGTCTGGTTCCAGTTAAGAAAATGACTTTGGAAAGAGCGATGGAATGGATTAAAGATTCAGAGTTGATCGAGGTCACTCCGAAGAACATCCGTCTTCGTTTGAAAGAACTAGACCCACACAAACGTGCAAGAGCAGCGAAGGAATAA
- the dusB gene encoding tRNA dihydrouridine synthase DusB, producing MNPVQALKTNPFVLAPMAGITDHAFRTFMKKLDTSVVVTELVSANGIEYKSERTMKLMSFDESQRPIGIQLFGEEPEVIARAAQVAEAEGCDFVDLNFGCPVPKVVKKGAGSAMLKDPVQLQKVLSAVKSAIKIPLTIKIRTGWDANTLNAIEVCNIAYNEGIEWVAIHGRTRAQGYSGLADWDFITEVKNQAKLPILGNGDILTPRQANLRLEQSGCDGVMIGRGCLKNPFIFMDALSMWRGEPVKNVKRDFVSLFQGLEREIVAHCDAHITGIQLRKFAAWFSTGYPGAAQFRKNLFQSKSNEEIMTLANEFFAGIGEAEQEDQSQDEFLMGGHG from the coding sequence ATGAATCCAGTTCAAGCCCTTAAGACGAACCCGTTTGTTCTTGCCCCTATGGCAGGGATTACGGATCACGCCTTCCGTACTTTCATGAAAAAACTTGATACCAGTGTTGTCGTCACCGAACTGGTGAGTGCAAACGGCATTGAATACAAGTCCGAACGTACGATGAAGTTGATGAGTTTTGATGAGTCGCAAAGACCGATCGGAATTCAACTTTTCGGAGAAGAACCTGAAGTCATCGCTCGTGCTGCGCAAGTAGCCGAAGCGGAAGGGTGTGACTTCGTTGACTTGAACTTCGGTTGCCCAGTACCGAAGGTAGTAAAAAAAGGCGCGGGTTCCGCGATGCTGAAGGATCCGGTTCAGCTGCAAAAAGTTTTGTCGGCAGTGAAATCCGCGATCAAGATTCCTTTGACGATTAAAATCCGTACGGGATGGGATGCGAATACTCTTAATGCCATCGAGGTTTGCAACATCGCCTATAACGAGGGCATTGAGTGGGTGGCCATCCATGGTCGCACTCGCGCCCAAGGTTATTCTGGTTTAGCTGATTGGGATTTCATCACTGAAGTGAAAAACCAAGCCAAGCTTCCTATCTTGGGAAATGGAGACATTCTCACACCTCGTCAAGCCAACCTAAGACTAGAACAGTCTGGTTGTGACGGCGTTATGATCGGTCGTGGTTGCCTTAAAAATCCGTTTATTTTCATGGATGCGCTTTCAATGTGGCGTGGGGAACCAGTTAAGAACGTGAAACGTGACTTTGTTAGCTTATTCCAGGGTCTGGAACGTGAGATTGTGGCGCATTGTGATGCTCATATCACGGGTATTCAATTGAGAAAGTTTGCAGCTTGGTTCTCAACAGGTTATCCTGGAGCGGCACAGTTCAGAAAGAATCTTTTCCAATCCAAAAGCAACGAAGAGATCATGACTTTGGCGAACGAATTCTTCGCAGGTATCGGTGAGGCCGAACAGGAAGATCAAAGCCAAGACGAGTTCCTAATGGGCGGCCACGGTTAG
- a CDS encoding nitroreductase family protein encodes MNKEEFYQLLESRKSVRKYKTDEVPKEIIEKILMAGMHAPSGKNRQNWRFFVVTGKKRDEYLSYSQKSWLGIKDILSQRLKPSLYQFTERFFYTLGDAPVIIFAYSHNDSEERYHTSIGSVYMAVENMNLACLVEGLGSCTMGAPLEIKEDVDKFLGVDKLPEYQRGELELLCAMVCGYPDHNPPKAPRQLEGRVTWLE; translated from the coding sequence ATGAACAAAGAAGAATTCTATCAGTTACTAGAATCACGCAAGTCGGTCCGTAAATATAAAACGGATGAAGTTCCTAAAGAGATCATCGAAAAAATTCTGATGGCCGGAATGCATGCACCATCAGGAAAAAATCGGCAGAACTGGCGCTTCTTCGTCGTTACTGGAAAAAAGCGTGATGAGTATTTGTCTTATTCACAAAAATCCTGGTTGGGCATTAAAGACATCCTGTCGCAAAGACTGAAACCATCTTTGTATCAGTTCACAGAAAGATTTTTTTATACCTTAGGCGATGCTCCCGTGATCATCTTTGCCTATTCCCACAATGATTCCGAAGAGCGCTATCACACCAGCATTGGCTCTGTGTATATGGCTGTGGAAAACATGAATCTAGCGTGTTTGGTAGAAGGTTTAGGTTCTTGCACTATGGGTGCGCCTTTAGAAATCAAAGAAGATGTGGATAAGTTTTTAGGTGTGGATAAACTTCCGGAATACCAACGTGGAGAGCTTGAGCTTCTTTGTGCGATGGTGTGTGGTTACCCCGATCACAATCCCCCCAAAGCTCCGCGCCAACTTGAAGGCCGTGTTACCTGGCTAGAATAA